A segment of the Candidatus Zixiibacteriota bacterium genome:
ACGGCTCAACTATCGTATATGCATCGGCCATCATGCACGGAAAGGTGTCGACTGTCAGGCACGACAATTCACGCCTTTACCAGGGGGTTGCCAATCCGTTCAGCGCGACACGGTATCATTCGCTGGCGGTCGACAGGAAAACTCTGGCCCCAGAATTACGGATTACCGCCTGGAGTGATGATGGGACTATAATGGGAATCGAACATCTGACAATGCCGGTGTTTGGCGTTCAATATCATCCGGAATCGATCATGACACCGGACGGCATGACTATTCTGCAAAACTTCTGCAAGATAGCAGCCTCGCATCGCGCCGGTACTGCCGCGTGATGAGACAACAACCGGCGTACGAGAGATGTGACCATGCGCCCTCGTGCTGAAACCATAAGTGAGGGTGCAGGTAAGCACGCGGTGCCCCGAACGGGGTGGCATGCCTGGCTGGACGAATACCTCTTTCATGTGCGCCTGTTTACGCGCAACGCCCGGTTGTACCTGCTGGCGGCGTTCCTGGTTGGGATCAATTTCGAGGTATTTCAACTACTTCTGAACCTGTACCTGAGGGAGCTTGGCTTTACAGACACGCGAATCGGACTCGTGAACTCCTTCCGCGCCGTTGGGATGGCGTTCAGCGCGATCCCCGTGGCGATGGCGCTGGCACGGATACGATTGAAACCAATGCTTCTGGCGGCTGTTGGGCTGTTCGCACTCTGCAGCTACTTTGTGGTCAGTACATCGATCTTTCCCGTCGTGCTCGCTTTCTCCGCATTGGCGGGCACGGCCTTCACTGTCACGCGTGTGGCCGCGGCGCCGTTTTACATGCGCCATTCAACGCCCAGAGAGCGCACGCACCTGTTTTCGTTCTCGTTCGGGGTGATGCTGCTGGCGGCCATGGTCGGTTCTCTGACGGCCGGCAAGGCGGCGGAATTGATCGCCGAGTGGTCCGGTAGTCTGCTTTTGGGGTATCGCTACACGCTGTACGCGACGATCGCCATTAGCTTGCTGAGTATTATAC
Coding sequences within it:
- a CDS encoding aminodeoxychorismate/anthranilate synthase component II — translated: MVFVLDNYDSFTFNLVQYFSTLGVEVKVALNDQVSIEDVQRVSPSAIVLSPGPGRPENAGIMNALIRTLAGSCPILGVCLGHQAIAQVYGSTIVYASAIMHGKVSTVRHDNSRLYQGVANPFSATRYHSLAVDRKTLAPELRITAWSDDGTIMGIEHLTMPVFGVQYHPESIMTPDGMTILQNFCKIAASHRAGTAA